From Cryptomeria japonica unplaced genomic scaffold, Sugi_1.0 HiC_scaffold_87, whole genome shotgun sequence, the proteins below share one genomic window:
- the LOC131056000 gene encoding pathogenesis-related thaumatin-like protein 3.7 yields MAMVSDLALVLMAGLAISLHMQQAWAVKFDIRNQCGYTVWVAGLPGGGQQLDQGQTWTVDVPAGTKAARFWGRTGCSFDASGRGTCQTGDCNGQLSCQVSGGVPTTLVEYTLNGDGNQDFYDVSLVDGFNVPLSINPTNGQCTAPACKADVNAACPAELKVNGGCNSACTVFQTDQYCCRGSYVKNCPATNYSMMFKNQCPQAYSYAKDDSSSTFTCPSGTTDYSIVFCP; encoded by the coding sequence AGGCGTGGGCAGTTAAGTTTGATATACGAAACCAGTGCGGGTACACAGTTTGGGTGGCAGGACTACCAGGAGGAGGGCAGCAGCTTGACCAAGGTCAGACATGGACCGTCGATGTGCCGGCAGGGACAAAGGCGGCAAGATTCTGGGGCCGAACTGGCTGTTCTTTCGATGCGAGCGGCCGAGGAACCTGTCAAACTGGTGACTGCAACGGCCAACTGAGCTGCCAAGTCTCGGGGGGCGTTCCGACCACGCTGGTCGAGTACACCCTAAATGGAGATGGCAACCAGGACTTCTACGATGTCTCCCTGGTTGACGGCTTCAACGTTCCTCTCTCCATCAATCCTACAAATGGACAGTGCACTGCCCCTGCATGCAAAGCCGACGTGAATGCTGCTTGCCCTGCTGAATTGAAGGTGAATGGTGGATGCAATAGTGCCTGTACTGTCTTTCAAACTGACCAGTATTGCTGCAGAGGTTCCTATGTCAAGAACTGCCCCGCCACAAACTACTCGATGATGTTCAAGAACCAGTGCCCACAGGCATACAGTTATGCTAAGGACGATTCTTCCAGCACTTTCACCTGCCCCTCTGGTACCACCGACTATAGTATTGTATTCTGTCCCTAG